The Stutzerimonas stutzeri RCH2 genomic interval TCGATCACCTGCTGCGTAATCGCGGCCAGAACGCCGACGTGCAGGTGACGACACCGGTGCTAGGCCAGCTTTGACCAGCAATCGAGACGCTGCGAGCCGCACACGGTTGGCCTCTATGCCTCCGTTTGCGGCCTGAAGCCCGCTGCGTATGAATGCTCCGCTGCCGTACTGGCGCCTGTCCGGCTTCTATTTTTTCTACTTCGCCTTGCTCGGCTCCACGGCGCCGTTTCTCGGCCTGTACTTCGATCATCTGGGCTTTTCGCCGGAGCGGATCGGTGAGCTGATCGCCATTCCCATGCTGATGCGTTGTCTGGCGCCGAATTTATGGGGCTGGTTGGGCGATGCCACCGGGCGTCGGCTGGAGATCGTTCGCCTCGGTGCGCTGTGCACCTTGTTGTCCTTCGGGCTGATCTTTTTCGACAAGAGCTTTGCCTGGCTGGCGATGGTGATGGCGTTGCATGCCTTTTTCTGGCACGCGGTGCTGCCGCAGTTCGAAGTCATCACCCTGGCCCATCTGCATGAACAGGCGGAGCGCTACAGCCAGGTCCGGTTGTGGGGCAGCATCGGTTTCATCCTCGCGGTGGTCGGGCTCGGGCTGCTGTTCCAGCGGCTGAGTCTTGATCTCTACCCGACAGCGGTGGCCGTGGTCATGGTCGGTATCGTGCTGAGCAGCTTCTGGGTGCCCAATGCCCACCCGCGCCAGCGCGCCGACGTGGCCGGGCAGGGCGGTTTTCTCGCTCAGCTGCGGCGTCCTGGTGTGCTGGCTTTCTACGCCTGCGTGGCGCTGATGCAGCTGGCACACGGCCCGTATTACACCTTCTTCAGCATTCACCTCGAAGCGCTCGGCTACAGCCGCAGTTTCATCGGGCTGATGTGGGCGCTGGGCGTGGTCGCGGAAATCCTGCTGTTTCTGGGCATGGCGCGCCTGCTCGAGCGTTTCTCCCTGCGCCAGGTGCTGCTGGCCAGTTTCCTGATTGCCGCGCTGCGCTGGGTCCTACTGGGACAGTTCGCCGATCATCTTGCGGTGCTGCTGATTGCACAGCTGATGCACGCCGCTACGTTTGGCAGCTTCCATGCCGCGGCCATTCACTTCGTTCAGCGCAGTTTCGGCCACCGCCAGCAGGGCCAGGGCCAGGCGCTGTACGCCAGTCTGTCCGGTATCGGTGGGGCCTTGGGCGCACTTTACGCCGGCTATGCCTGGTCCGGTCTTGGGCCGAGCTGGTCCTTCGCCATCGCCAGCCTGGCGGCATTGGCCGCAGCCGTTATCATTGCCTTCCGCTTGCAGGAGAACCGAGCCTGACGATCACGCGCCGCCAATTTCTTTCGGGCGCGAACTGAGAATGCGCGCCCTGCAGCCCAGCTAAATTTCTGCCTGGCCGGTAGCGACCGACCAGACGACTTTTCGGAGAGCCGAACATGAGTGTCCTCAGCGTCTACCACGAGACCCGCCCCGATCAGCCGCTCAAGGTGCTGACCCACCTCGAAGACATCGCCCCGACGCTGGCCAAGGTCGGTGTGCAGGTGGAGCGCTGGGAAGCCAACGCGCCAATTGCCGCCGGGGCCAGCCAGGAAGAGGTGATTGCCGCCTACCGGCCGCAGATCGACAAGCTCATGACCGAGCGCGGCTACGTCACGGTCGATGTGATCAGCGTGACCCGCGACCATCCACAGAAGGACGAGCTGCGCGCGAAGTTCCTCGACGAGCATCGGCACGCTGAAGACGAGGTGCGCTTCTTCGTCGCCGGGCGCGCGCTGTTCAGTCTGCACATCGAGGACATGGTCTACGCCGTACTGTGCGAAAAGAATGACCTGATCTCAGTGCCCGCCGGCACACGCCACTGGTTCGACATGGGCGAGGAGCCGCACTTCGTCGCCATCCGCCTGTTTAAAAACCCCGAAGGCTGGGTCGCCGAGTACACCGGCGAAAGCATTGCCGATCAGTTCCCGCGATTGGACGACTGAGACGCCGGTCAACGCGTCCTCGCCGATATCGCAGGCACCGCAAGCGCGCTTAGCTTCATCATCGACGCGCATCGCAGGCGTACATCCGCCTTCGCACCGGCGCTGCGCAGCGAAGCAGCGCGTCGCGAAGGCGGCGAGGCCGATGTCGGTATCAAGCGCGTCATCCAGATACTGCTCGGCTGGATTCGTCAGCGCCGGCTATCGAGCCGCTCTGGACTGGGAACTGAACCCTGCCGCCGCGCTGGCATCCTAGATTAGGTACTCACCCAAACAGGAGCGAACCCATGGGAGATGCCTTCGGCGGTATTTTCGGCCTGCTCATCCTGATACTGGATATCTGGGCAATCATCAGCATCGTTCGCAGCGACAGCACCAGCGGCAAGAAGGTGCTTTGGGTTCTGTTGATCGTCCTCCTGCCGGTGCTCGGCCTGATCATCTGGGGAATCATGGGGCCGCGTGGCAATCGTCCCGATGCGCGCGGGCCATACCGGTAATCCGTGGTGGAAAGCCTGAGCGGTCCGTTCGCCATTCTGGTGCTGGTGCTGGATATCCTGGCGCTCGTGCAGGTCTGGCGCAGCTCCATCGAGGTCGGCCGCAAGGTGATCTGGTCACTGGTAATCGTCCTGCTGCCGGTGGTCGGCCTGATCATGTGGGCGGTCGCTGCCGGGCCGTTCGGCAAGGCACGACTGTAGACCGTGGGTCGCGCTGGCCTGTTGATCTGCCTGCTGTTCAGCCTTGAAGTGGCGCAGGCAGATGACCGCGGCGGGTGGCAGGCACTGCGTGAGGGACGTGCTGTTCTAATCATGCGCCATGCAGCGGCGCCCGGCCTCGGTGACCCTGACGGCTTTCGCCTCGACGACTGCACCACCCAGCGCAACCTCGACGAGCGTGGCCGTGCCGAGGCTCGACAATGGGGTGTGCGGCTGCGCGACGCCGGCATCACCAACGCTCGTATC includes:
- a CDS encoding PLDc N-terminal domain-containing protein yields the protein MGDAFGGIFGLLILILDIWAIISIVRSDSTSGKKVLWVLLIVLLPVLGLIIWGIMGPRGNRPDARGPYR
- a CDS encoding PLDc N-terminal domain-containing protein, translated to MESLSGPFAILVLVLDILALVQVWRSSIEVGRKVIWSLVIVLLPVVGLIMWAVAAGPFGKARL
- a CDS encoding MFS transporter; the protein is MNAPLPYWRLSGFYFFYFALLGSTAPFLGLYFDHLGFSPERIGELIAIPMLMRCLAPNLWGWLGDATGRRLEIVRLGALCTLLSFGLIFFDKSFAWLAMVMALHAFFWHAVLPQFEVITLAHLHEQAERYSQVRLWGSIGFILAVVGLGLLFQRLSLDLYPTAVAVVMVGIVLSSFWVPNAHPRQRADVAGQGGFLAQLRRPGVLAFYACVALMQLAHGPYYTFFSIHLEALGYSRSFIGLMWALGVVAEILLFLGMARLLERFSLRQVLLASFLIAALRWVLLGQFADHLAVLLIAQLMHAATFGSFHAAAIHFVQRSFGHRQQGQGQALYASLSGIGGALGALYAGYAWSGLGPSWSFAIASLAALAAAVIIAFRLQENRA
- a CDS encoding 1,2-dihydroxy-3-keto-5-methylthiopentene dioxygenase, coding for MSVLSVYHETRPDQPLKVLTHLEDIAPTLAKVGVQVERWEANAPIAAGASQEEVIAAYRPQIDKLMTERGYVTVDVISVTRDHPQKDELRAKFLDEHRHAEDEVRFFVAGRALFSLHIEDMVYAVLCEKNDLISVPAGTRHWFDMGEEPHFVAIRLFKNPEGWVAEYTGESIADQFPRLDD